A single genomic interval of Adhaeribacter pallidiroseus harbors:
- a CDS encoding DUF1572 family protein, which yields MELEYLQSVTKQFEYYKLLGEKTFYQLQGNDFFWQYNEESNSIAIIVNHLWGNMLSRWTDFLTSDGEKEWRDRDLEFESIIQTKEELFAKWNAGWEILFAALSTVNHENFNTEIYIRNQAHSIMEAINRQLAHYSYHVGQIVYLGRMIKGQHWETLTIPKGKSVEFNTEKFAKGKHKGYFSDDLK from the coding sequence ATGGAGCTAGAATACCTGCAGAGCGTTACGAAGCAATTCGAGTATTATAAATTGCTGGGCGAAAAAACTTTTTACCAACTCCAGGGAAATGATTTTTTTTGGCAGTACAACGAAGAAAGTAACTCGATAGCCATTATCGTAAACCACCTGTGGGGCAACATGCTATCCCGCTGGACTGATTTTCTGACTTCGGACGGAGAAAAAGAATGGCGAGACCGCGATCTGGAATTTGAATCGATTATACAAACCAAAGAGGAGCTATTTGCCAAATGGAACGCTGGTTGGGAAATCTTGTTTGCCGCATTAAGCACAGTTAACCACGAAAATTTTAATACCGAAATTTACATCCGAAACCAGGCTCACTCCATAATGGAAGCCATTAACCGGCAATTGGCGCATTATTCTTATCACGTTGGGCAAATAGTGTACCTGGGGCGCATGATTAAAGGGCAGCACTGGGAAACCTTAACTATTCCAAAAGGAAAATCGGTAGAGTTTAACACCGAGAAATTTGCCAAAGGCAAACACAAGGGTTATTTCTCAGATGATTTAAAGTAA
- a CDS encoding reverse transcriptase domain-containing protein — protein sequence MIQFQAFLSIDNFQLAYSRLKTASKTFYKTIYYDDLRIFGYFLDENIENIINHIKRGIYRPEKCHKIFIPKKDNLVRPLSMLNFIDLLVYQAIVNIIADNAYDKIAPFYNSVIFGNIINTSTARPSDRAFFYKSWKTRWKRFNDVSKTYFNEGYKYLSEFDIASFFDTIDHNILCQILENNYKIEKQILNLLADCLETWTADSNHSTFNSKHGIPQGPLSSPFLADLYLMHLDLEVLRIKNVQFKYIRYVDDIRIFAKDRISSQKIIAALDLFSRDLGLIPQGSKVLIKEITDIDKELNLQNNKFSSISKEFYELTIGKEAGKLKSKTHKKLRDRFLNCFNENSSEIYLDKSLISFSLYKLNQDNEVKITLIKNYVFILTHFDGVLFYFKKHFALDKDVIYFLESLINDEHILFHHLIALIFKHFPDIPFNESIYSRYINGNHRHWLVRFYMVRWLFQNNKIELILISNSLDNYFIERELNNYKFIISKDPSFRKFFATKLLENKNNLISLQGLYLLFSDVAYIVGLKYNSDQNDYIRYILTKQPLDIIHHTLKDKWGIMNPEAFFNPLIWHEQEMYEELLNSFLIFVKSADIDASKSLLNLNLVNNLIFDKICKCLKIGFKTLEYGSNLNSNRIEYILPICNRYWIEINEKRNQRTEAHSYDKVGNIRSLITFNELKDLIGKEKQSIEELCNFNWNIKNIII from the coding sequence ATGATTCAGTTTCAGGCATTTTTAAGTATAGACAATTTTCAATTAGCTTACTCCAGATTAAAAACAGCCTCAAAAACTTTTTATAAAACCATCTATTATGATGATTTAAGAATCTTTGGATACTTTTTAGATGAGAATATTGAGAATATAATAAATCATATAAAACGAGGAATCTATAGACCAGAAAAATGCCATAAAATTTTTATTCCTAAAAAAGACAATTTGGTTAGGCCATTGTCAATGCTAAATTTTATTGACTTATTAGTTTATCAAGCAATAGTTAATATAATTGCTGACAATGCATATGATAAAATTGCCCCGTTCTATAATAGTGTAATCTTTGGTAATATAATAAATACTTCAACAGCTCGCCCTAGTGATAGAGCCTTCTTTTATAAATCTTGGAAAACTCGTTGGAAAAGGTTTAATGATGTTTCTAAAACATACTTTAATGAAGGTTATAAATATCTAAGTGAATTTGATATAGCTTCATTTTTCGACACAATAGATCACAATATCTTATGTCAAATTCTCGAAAACAATTATAAGATAGAAAAACAAATATTAAATTTATTAGCTGATTGTTTAGAAACTTGGACAGCTGATTCTAATCATTCGACTTTCAATAGCAAACACGGTATTCCCCAAGGACCATTAAGTTCCCCCTTTTTAGCTGATTTATATTTAATGCATTTAGATTTAGAAGTTTTAAGAATTAAGAATGTTCAATTTAAATATATTAGATATGTAGATGATATAAGGATCTTTGCTAAAGACAGGATTTCAAGTCAAAAAATAATAGCAGCTCTGGATCTATTTTCACGCGATTTGGGTCTGATCCCTCAAGGAAGCAAAGTCCTTATAAAGGAAATCACCGATATAGATAAAGAGTTAAATTTACAAAACAATAAATTTTCATCAATATCTAAAGAATTTTATGAACTAACAATCGGTAAAGAAGCTGGTAAACTTAAATCTAAAACACATAAAAAACTTAGAGATCGATTTCTAAACTGCTTTAATGAAAATTCATCAGAAATCTACTTAGATAAATCACTTATTAGTTTTTCGTTATATAAATTAAATCAAGATAATGAAGTAAAAATAACTCTGATTAAAAATTACGTTTTCATTCTAACTCATTTTGATGGTGTACTATTCTACTTTAAAAAGCATTTTGCCTTAGATAAGGATGTAATATACTTTTTGGAATCTTTAATTAATGATGAACATATATTATTTCATCACTTAATAGCTTTGATATTTAAGCATTTCCCTGATATTCCTTTTAATGAATCAATTTACTCACGGTATATTAATGGCAATCATAGACATTGGTTAGTGAGGTTTTACATGGTACGATGGTTATTCCAAAACAACAAAATAGAATTAATTTTGATCTCTAATAGCCTAGACAACTATTTTATTGAAAGAGAATTAAATAATTATAAATTTATCATATCAAAAGATCCATCATTTAGAAAATTTTTTGCAACTAAGTTGCTTGAAAATAAAAACAACTTAATTTCACTACAAGGATTATATTTATTGTTTAGTGATGTAGCTTACATTGTGGGTTTAAAATACAATTCAGACCAAAACGATTATATTAGGTATATCTTAACAAAACAGCCGTTAGATATTATTCATCATACATTGAAAGACAAATGGGGAATAATGAACCCTGAAGCGTTTTTCAACCCATTAATATGGCATGAACAGGAAATGTATGAGGAACTACTAAATTCATTCCTAATATTTGTTAAATCTGCAGATATAGATGCCTCTAAATCATTGTTAAATTTAAATTTAGTAAACAACTTGATATTTGATAAAATATGCAAGTGCCTTAAAATAGGATTTAAAACTTTAGAATATGGCTCTAATTTAAATTCTAATAGAATCGAGTACATATTACCAATTTGCAATAGGTATTGGATAGAAATAAATGAAAAAAGAAACCAAAGAACCGAAGCACATTCATATGACAAAGTTGGAAATATAAGAAGCTTAATTACATTTAATGAGCTTAAAGATTTAATAGGAAAAGAAAAACAATCTATAGAAGAACTTTGTAATTTTAATTGGAATATAAAAAACATCATAATATAG
- the uxaC gene encoding glucuronate isomerase — MNQASFAAFPEATKNRQKFLDENFLLQTKTAQRLYHEFAAHLPIIDYHNHLPPEQIARDHQFQNLTQIWLYGDHYKWRAMRTNGIPEAYCTGDKPDYEKFEKWAATVPYTLRNPLYHWTHLELQRYFNVSDVLTDQNARDIYETCTSLLQTPDYSVRSLLRRMNVEVVCTTDDPLDLLEHHQQIKQSGFAIKVLPAFRPDKAMQAEDVLALSAYIQKLEALTNTNIDSYDTYLATLKQRHDYFAEQGCKVSDHGLEQLYAEEYTMVEIEQIFKKIKNQQALTPSEVRQFKSDMLFQFALWDHEKGWVQQYHLGALRNNNPRMLRQIGPDTGWDSVGDFRQAQALSTFLARLDSEDRLAKTILYNLNPADNELMATMVGNFNDGSVPGKIQFGSGWWFLDQKDGMIKQINALSNMGLLSRFVGMLTDSRSFLSFPRHEYFRRILCNLFGDDVENGELPADLPWIGKVIQDICYYNAKNYFNF; from the coding sequence ATGAACCAGGCATCGTTCGCGGCTTTCCCGGAAGCAACCAAAAACCGGCAAAAGTTTTTAGACGAGAACTTTTTGTTACAAACCAAAACGGCCCAGCGGTTGTACCACGAATTTGCCGCGCATTTGCCCATTATTGATTACCACAACCACCTCCCGCCCGAGCAAATTGCCCGCGATCACCAGTTTCAAAACCTCACGCAAATTTGGCTTTACGGCGACCACTACAAGTGGCGGGCTATGCGCACCAACGGCATTCCCGAAGCGTATTGCACCGGGGATAAACCGGATTATGAAAAATTTGAAAAATGGGCCGCTACCGTACCCTATACGCTACGTAATCCCCTGTATCACTGGACGCACCTGGAGCTGCAGCGTTACTTTAACGTGTCCGACGTATTAACAGACCAGAATGCCCGCGACATTTACGAAACCTGTACCAGCTTGCTGCAAACCCCGGATTACTCTGTTCGTTCGCTATTGCGCCGCATGAACGTAGAAGTTGTTTGTACCACCGACGACCCATTGGATTTGCTGGAACATCACCAGCAAATAAAACAGTCCGGTTTCGCGATAAAAGTATTACCCGCTTTCCGGCCCGATAAAGCCATGCAGGCCGAAGATGTACTGGCACTGTCGGCTTATATTCAAAAACTGGAAGCGCTCACCAATACCAATATTGATTCTTATGATACGTATCTGGCGACTTTAAAACAACGTCACGATTATTTTGCGGAGCAAGGCTGTAAAGTATCGGATCATGGCCTGGAGCAACTGTACGCCGAGGAGTATACCATGGTCGAAATAGAACAAATTTTTAAAAAAATTAAGAATCAGCAAGCGCTTACACCTTCGGAAGTACGGCAGTTTAAGTCAGATATGTTGTTTCAGTTTGCGCTCTGGGACCACGAGAAAGGCTGGGTACAGCAATACCATTTGGGCGCTTTGCGCAATAACAATCCCCGCATGCTCCGCCAAATAGGACCCGATACCGGTTGGGACTCCGTCGGCGATTTCCGGCAAGCCCAAGCCTTATCTACATTTCTGGCCCGGCTGGACAGCGAAGATCGCCTGGCCAAAACCATTTTGTATAACCTTAATCCCGCCGATAACGAGCTCATGGCGACTATGGTAGGAAATTTTAACGATGGCTCAGTACCGGGGAAAATTCAGTTTGGCTCAGGCTGGTGGTTTTTAGACCAAAAAGACGGCATGATCAAACAAATAAACGCGCTCTCCAACATGGGTTTACTCAGCCGCTTTGTGGGCATGCTCACCGATTCGCGCAGCTTCTTATCGTTTCCACGCCACGAGTACTTCCGCCGCATCTTGTGCAACTTGTTCGGCGACGATGTGGAGAACGGCGAACTGCCCGCAGATCTACCCTGGATTGGCAAAGTCATTCAGGATATTTGCTACTACAACGCTAAAAACTACTTTAATTTTTAA
- a CDS encoding tagaturonate reductase: protein MILNQENLKNIAPTNVQVPTADSRQLPEKVLQFGTGVLLRGLPDYFIHQANQAGMFNGRIVVVKSTDHGDTSAFEQQDNLYTLCVRGIENGQTVEENIICSAISRVVSASTQWPEILKFAASPDLTVVISNTTEVGIQLVEDSIQAQLPVSFPGKLVAVLRARYQAFAGDPSKGLVIVPTELIPDNGTKLKDIVYQLAQQLEAEPGFRKWLDTSIIFCNTLVDRIVPGKPDPEKLAALEQELGYHDELLTMSEVYRLWAIAGDEKVQEVLSFAPVDAGIIIAPDIDIYRELKLRLLNGTHTLSCGVAFLANQVTVKQAMGQELVAGFISSLMQNEIAPAIPYPVEPAVSLDFSRKVLDRFRNPHLEHQWLSITMNYTSKLKMRVIPVLLKYYELFNQVPQQIAFGFAAYLQFMRATSIENNKYYGKLAGEKYLINDDQALLLHTYWQQATPAVVTQQALQNPDLWGADLTTLPGFAPTVAAYLTQIQEAGIAQALQHVVAKKTVVS, encoded by the coding sequence ATGATTTTAAATCAGGAAAATTTAAAAAATATCGCCCCGACGAACGTGCAGGTTCCCACTGCAGACTCCCGGCAGCTGCCCGAAAAAGTATTGCAGTTTGGTACCGGCGTTTTGCTGCGCGGCTTACCCGATTATTTTATTCACCAGGCCAACCAGGCCGGTATGTTTAACGGCCGCATCGTGGTGGTAAAATCCACGGACCACGGCGACACCAGTGCTTTCGAGCAGCAGGATAATTTGTATACGCTTTGTGTGCGGGGTATTGAAAACGGACAAACCGTAGAAGAAAATATTATTTGTTCGGCCATTAGCCGGGTAGTTTCGGCAAGCACCCAATGGCCCGAAATTTTAAAATTTGCGGCCAGTCCTGATTTAACCGTAGTCATATCCAATACCACCGAAGTAGGCATTCAACTGGTAGAAGATTCTATTCAGGCCCAGCTGCCCGTTTCTTTTCCCGGCAAATTAGTAGCGGTTTTGCGGGCCCGGTACCAGGCTTTTGCCGGCGACCCGAGTAAAGGTTTAGTTATTGTGCCCACCGAACTGATTCCGGACAACGGTACCAAACTAAAAGATATCGTGTACCAACTCGCGCAGCAACTCGAAGCAGAACCCGGTTTCCGGAAATGGCTGGATACCAGCATTATATTCTGCAATACCCTCGTGGACCGCATTGTGCCGGGCAAACCCGATCCGGAAAAACTAGCGGCCCTGGAGCAAGAGCTGGGTTACCACGACGAACTGCTCACCATGTCGGAGGTATACCGGTTGTGGGCCATTGCGGGCGATGAAAAGGTGCAAGAAGTATTGTCGTTTGCGCCAGTAGATGCCGGAATTATTATTGCCCCGGATATTGATATCTATCGGGAGTTAAAGCTACGACTTTTAAACGGCACGCACACTTTAAGCTGCGGGGTAGCTTTTCTGGCCAACCAGGTAACCGTGAAGCAAGCCATGGGGCAGGAGTTGGTAGCGGGTTTTATCAGCAGCTTAATGCAAAACGAAATAGCGCCGGCCATTCCGTACCCGGTAGAACCCGCCGTTTCCCTCGATTTTTCCCGGAAAGTACTCGACCGGTTCCGGAATCCGCACTTGGAACACCAGTGGCTCAGTATTACTATGAATTATACTTCGAAATTAAAAATGCGGGTAATTCCGGTTTTATTAAAGTATTACGAATTGTTTAACCAGGTGCCGCAACAAATAGCGTTTGGCTTTGCGGCGTATCTGCAGTTTATGCGGGCAACCAGTATAGAAAACAATAAGTATTATGGTAAGCTGGCCGGAGAAAAATACCTGATTAACGATGATCAGGCCTTGCTTTTACATACGTATTGGCAGCAAGCTACACCAGCGGTGGTAACTCAACAAGCTTTGCAGAACCCGGATTTATGGGGAGCGGATCTAACAACTTTACCTGGTTTTGCCCCGACGGTTGCTGCTTACTTAACGCAAATTCAGGAAGCAGGTATAGCGCAAGCGTTGCAGCACGTAGTCGCTAAAAAAACAGTGGTCTCGTAA
- a CDS encoding CHAT domain-containing tetratricopeptide repeat protein: MKASLVIIFVLMCLGIQEVQAQNQLKEKAIKRAHQLYNQGLSLQEQGKYGNSIVYFKKASELYREHQQWAKKIDCDNGLTYNLYSMGKYNEALDQANQTLLETIAKVKEDSTKTLYSYINLGHVLLVKGNHNKALEYQQKALRIRRSVFGEDHPEVADSYHLVGNVYFGKGEYPKALEYHLKALQIRRATLNETHVGISNSYYAIGNDYFITGQYDKGLEYHLKALQIRRAALGEFHPDVANSFNSIGNNYHYKGEYDKALEYHQKALQIRCSILGEDHPSSAGSYNNIGNVYFNKGEYDKALEYHQIALLIRRSVLGENHLDVADSYHLFGNIYGDKGEYDKALEYYQKALQIRSAVLAQTHPGIASSHQTIGSIYFLKGEYDKALEYHQKSLQIRRSALGEAHPNVANSYNDIGNVFEAKENYEKALEYYQKALQIRCAVLGEKHPKVADSYYSLGNVHQIKKDFQKALEYYQMALQIRCAALGESHPSVADTYNQHGILYQASGNYQKATEYHTKALQSYLKSLGKTHPNVGDTYNYLGKVYLQKGDYPKALKHFQQAMLANVPTFQDTLIAHNPALKSQATTFLNSKTLLTSLQKKAEVLEKLFDQSGKITDLLLAYHTSFTADSLAKIIQRNQENETDKVASTANTAALYHQALSLCLKLHRLTQEQTYLDKAFYFSEQGKSGVLLASLTESKAKIFAGIPDSLLKQDQTLRNQIAQNTQRLAKELNKGTEADSTKLLTYQNQLFDANRQKENLVSQYERFYPKYYNLKYQPSTVTPEQLQRKLNSSSVVLEYALKPNVLQIFILGKSFFEVKSIPLDSLFDRQLTAFRDGIILKDPDLYQQVAHKLYKLLLPPAIPRHIKSLIIIPEGKLASFPFEALLTQSGKVNLNKTRAYLVHKYHISYAYSGRLLYERLSHPEENSKKRLLALAPVFADSALAKNLLSTRLKSHLPISVLRSKNTVGLNTDYTILNSESTSNAFQKFEPLTASNFDLPIITEKIRRSSVLEGGYVTPLIASEREVKTIGQLFRAKGAKTQLYLYHKATEDRVKSPTVSTYNYIHLATHGFVNENFPELSGLLLSQENTSHEDGILYTGEIYNLHLKADLVTLSACETGLGKLAQGEGVIGITRALLFAGAKNVLVSLWKVSDESTADLMKYFYQALLSGKNKTEALQTAKRKLVRKSQHKSPFYWAPFILIGQ, translated from the coding sequence ATGAAAGCTTCTTTAGTAATAATCTTTGTTTTAATGTGTTTAGGTATACAGGAGGTGCAGGCACAGAACCAGCTTAAAGAAAAGGCTATTAAGCGTGCGCACCAATTGTATAATCAAGGCTTAAGTTTACAAGAACAAGGAAAATACGGGAATTCTATCGTATATTTTAAAAAAGCCTCAGAATTGTACCGGGAGCACCAGCAATGGGCGAAAAAAATAGATTGTGACAATGGACTTACTTATAACCTATATTCCATGGGTAAGTACAACGAGGCGCTGGACCAGGCAAACCAGACTTTACTGGAAACCATTGCGAAGGTCAAAGAAGATTCAACTAAAACGCTTTATTCCTACATTAATTTAGGTCATGTTCTCCTGGTTAAAGGTAACCACAACAAAGCGCTGGAATACCAGCAAAAAGCCTTGCGCATCCGGCGCTCGGTTTTTGGTGAAGATCATCCGGAGGTAGCCGATTCTTATCACTTGGTAGGTAATGTTTATTTCGGAAAAGGAGAGTATCCCAAAGCTTTGGAATATCACCTAAAAGCATTACAAATCCGGCGCGCTACTTTAAATGAAACGCATGTGGGAATCAGCAATTCTTACTATGCTATAGGTAATGATTACTTTATTACCGGGCAGTACGATAAAGGACTGGAATACCACCTTAAAGCACTCCAAATCCGGCGCGCTGCTTTGGGCGAATTTCATCCGGATGTAGCTAATTCTTTTAACAGCATTGGGAATAACTACCACTATAAAGGAGAATACGATAAAGCTTTAGAATACCACCAGAAAGCCTTGCAGATCCGGTGCTCTATTTTAGGCGAAGACCACCCTAGTTCAGCCGGTTCCTACAACAATATCGGCAACGTTTACTTCAACAAAGGAGAATACGACAAAGCGCTGGAATACCACCAAATTGCTTTACTTATCCGGCGCTCGGTTTTAGGCGAAAATCACCTGGATGTTGCCGATTCTTATCATTTGTTTGGCAATATATACGGTGATAAAGGCGAGTACGATAAAGCCTTGGAATACTACCAGAAAGCGCTGCAAATCAGAAGCGCTGTTTTAGCCCAAACGCATCCCGGTATAGCTAGCTCGCATCAAACAATAGGCAGTATTTACTTTTTAAAAGGCGAATACGACAAAGCTCTGGAGTACCATCAAAAATCATTGCAGATCCGGCGTTCTGCTTTAGGGGAAGCCCACCCCAATGTAGCCAACTCGTACAACGATATAGGAAATGTTTTCGAGGCAAAAGAAAATTACGAGAAAGCATTGGAATATTACCAAAAAGCTTTACAAATCAGGTGTGCTGTATTAGGGGAAAAACATCCTAAAGTAGCTGATTCTTATTACAGTTTGGGCAATGTGCATCAAATTAAAAAAGATTTTCAAAAAGCCCTGGAATACTACCAGATGGCCTTACAAATTAGGTGCGCCGCTTTAGGTGAATCGCACCCCAGTGTGGCCGATACGTATAACCAACACGGTATCTTGTACCAAGCCAGCGGGAATTACCAGAAAGCCACCGAATACCATACAAAGGCTCTCCAGAGTTATTTAAAATCTTTGGGTAAAACGCATCCCAATGTTGGCGATACCTATAATTATTTAGGTAAGGTATATTTGCAAAAAGGCGATTACCCAAAAGCATTAAAGCACTTTCAACAAGCCATGCTGGCGAATGTACCCACTTTTCAAGATACCCTTATTGCGCATAATCCTGCATTAAAAAGCCAAGCTACTACTTTTTTAAATTCTAAAACTTTACTTACTTCTCTTCAGAAAAAAGCAGAAGTTCTGGAGAAGTTATTTGACCAGTCCGGCAAGATTACAGACCTACTCTTGGCTTATCACACCTCCTTTACCGCCGATTCGTTAGCCAAAATTATTCAGCGCAACCAGGAAAATGAGACCGATAAAGTTGCCTCCACTGCCAATACGGCAGCTTTATATCATCAAGCGCTTTCTTTATGTTTAAAGCTCCATCGCCTCACGCAGGAACAAACTTACCTGGATAAAGCTTTCTACTTTTCGGAGCAAGGAAAATCCGGCGTGCTCTTAGCTTCCCTAACTGAGTCGAAGGCCAAAATATTTGCGGGTATCCCGGACTCCTTGTTAAAACAAGATCAAACTTTACGTAACCAAATTGCCCAAAATACGCAGCGTTTAGCAAAAGAACTTAATAAAGGTACTGAAGCAGATAGCACGAAGCTATTAACCTATCAAAATCAATTATTTGACGCCAATCGCCAAAAGGAAAACTTGGTTAGCCAGTACGAAAGATTTTATCCAAAATATTATAATTTAAAATATCAACCATCTACCGTTACGCCGGAGCAATTGCAGCGTAAACTTAACTCCAGTTCGGTTGTGTTAGAGTATGCGCTTAAACCCAATGTTCTTCAAATATTTATCTTGGGTAAAAGTTTTTTTGAGGTAAAATCTATTCCCCTGGATAGCCTCTTTGACCGGCAATTAACCGCTTTTAGGGATGGCATTATTTTAAAAGATCCGGATCTTTACCAACAAGTAGCTCATAAACTCTACAAATTACTATTACCGCCGGCTATTCCGCGCCATATAAAATCTTTAATTATTATTCCGGAAGGGAAATTAGCCTCTTTTCCATTTGAGGCATTGCTCACGCAGTCCGGCAAAGTTAATTTAAACAAAACCCGTGCGTACCTGGTGCACAAATACCACATTAGCTATGCTTATTCCGGACGGCTGCTGTATGAACGATTAAGCCATCCGGAGGAAAATTCTAAGAAGCGGTTGTTAGCTCTGGCGCCTGTTTTTGCTGATTCTGCACTTGCTAAAAATTTACTTTCTACCCGCCTTAAAAGTCATCTTCCTATTTCTGTTTTGAGAAGTAAAAATACTGTCGGCCTAAATACTGACTATACAATTCTCAATTCTGAATCAACCAGTAATGCCTTTCAAAAATTTGAGCCTCTTACGGCAAGCAACTTTGATTTACCAATTATTACCGAGAAGATTCGCCGCAGTTCAGTGCTTGAGGGTGGGTACGTAACGCCTTTAATTGCCTCGGAAAGGGAAGTTAAAACAATAGGGCAGTTATTCCGGGCCAAAGGAGCTAAAACCCAGCTATACCTGTACCATAAAGCCACCGAAGATCGGGTTAAGAGCCCGACGGTTTCTACTTATAATTATATTCATTTAGCTACGCACGGTTTTGTTAACGAAAATTTTCCGGAACTATCGGGTTTACTGCTTTCGCAAGAAAACACCAGTCATGAAGATGGAATACTGTATACCGGGGAGATTTATAATTTACATTTAAAAGCCGATTTAGTCACGCTTTCGGCTTGTGAAACTGGTTTAGGAAAATTAGCCCAAGGGGAAGGAGTAATTGGTATTACCAGAGCCTTATTATTTGCGGGCGCTAAAAACGTATTAGTATCTTTATGGAAAGTATCAGATGAATCTACCGCTGATTTAATGAAATACTTTTACCAGGCACTTCTCTCGGGCAAGAACAAAACAGAAGCGCTCCAAACGGCTAAACGCAAGCTTGTACGAAAGAGTCAGCATAAATCGCCCTTTTACTGGGCGCCCTTTATTTTAATCGGTCAATAA
- a CDS encoding Rpn family recombination-promoting nuclease/putative transposase, with protein MAEFVERYINPFTDYGFKKLFGEEPNKDLLRDFLNVLLQEEQGEIIDLTYLKSEHLGTGELDRKAIFDLYCENNRGEKFIVELQKTKQNFFKDRTVYYSTFPIREQAKRADWNYELKAVYTIAILDFVFDEDKKDHNKFRYDIKLTDTETKAVFYDKLTFIYLEMPKFNKTVEELETRFDKWLYVIRNLNRLDKVPEKLRERVFEKLFETAEIARFTPDQVRSYEDSLKYYRDLKNSLDTAREEGLLEGIEKGIEEGKIEVASEMLKENEPLAKIIRFTGLSREQIERLKTNQA; from the coding sequence ATGGCTGAGTTTGTAGAAAGATACATCAACCCCTTTACCGATTACGGATTTAAGAAGCTGTTCGGCGAAGAACCGAACAAGGACCTACTACGGGACTTTCTGAATGTGCTTTTACAAGAAGAGCAGGGCGAGATAATTGATTTAACGTACCTGAAAAGTGAGCACTTAGGAACTGGAGAATTAGACCGCAAAGCCATCTTTGATTTATATTGTGAAAATAACCGGGGCGAAAAATTTATTGTGGAACTGCAAAAAACCAAGCAGAATTTCTTTAAAGACCGCACTGTTTATTATTCTACTTTTCCCATTCGGGAGCAGGCCAAACGGGCCGACTGGAACTACGAGCTAAAAGCGGTTTATACCATTGCCATTCTGGACTTCGTGTTTGATGAGGATAAAAAGGATCACAATAAATTCCGGTACGATATTAAACTGACGGATACCGAAACCAAGGCCGTATTCTATGACAAGCTCACGTTCATTTACTTAGAAATGCCAAAATTTAACAAAACCGTGGAGGAACTGGAAACCCGGTTTGACAAGTGGTTGTATGTAATACGCAATCTTAACCGGTTAGACAAAGTGCCGGAGAAGTTAAGAGAGCGGGTATTTGAAAAATTGTTTGAAACTGCTGAAATTGCCCGGTTTACCCCTGACCAAGTCCGTTCTTACGAAGATAGCTTGAAATACTACCGCGATTTAAAAAACTCCCTAGATACGGCCCGAGAAGAAGGTTTACTGGAAGGAATAGAGAAAGGAATAGAAGAAGGTAAAATTGAAGTAGCTTCCGAAATGCTGAAGGAAAATGAACCTCTCGCAAAAATAATTCGATTTACAGGCTTGTCACGGGAGCAAATCGAAAGGTTGAAAACAAACCAAGCGTAA